The following are encoded together in the Lathyrus oleraceus cultivar Zhongwan6 chromosome 3, CAAS_Psat_ZW6_1.0, whole genome shotgun sequence genome:
- the LOC127128252 gene encoding heat shock cognate 70 kDa protein — protein sequence MAKKYEGVAIGIDLGTTYSCVGVWQEQNDRVEIIHNDQGNKTTPSCVAFTNTQRLIGDAAKNQASSNPTNTVFDAKRLIGRKYSDSVIQSDILLWPFKVIADDNDKPMILVSYKGEEKHLVAEEISAMILTQMREIAGAFLESPVKNAVITVPAYFNDSQRRATKDAGDIAGLNVIRIINEPTAAALAYGLQKRANCVEERTIFIFDLGGGTFDVSLLTIRNNVFEVKATAGDTHLGGEDFDNRILNHFVKEFKRKNKVDISGNSKALRRLRTVCERAKRTLSYDTEATIDIDAIYEGIDFCSSITRAKFEQLNMDLFEKCMQTVENCLVDSKIDKSSVDDIVLVGGSSRIPKVKQLLQDFFKGKELCKSINPDEAVAYGAAVQAALLSEGSKNVPNLMLQDVIPLSLGMRTKGDIMDVVIARNTSIPVKNTKPYVSVVDNQHRMLIKVYEGERIKASENNLLGFFRLSLPPAPRGHISVDVCFAIDADGMLNVSAEEETSGNKKDITITNENGRLSREEIERMIQEAEFFKAQDMKFKKKAKAINALDDYLYSVRKVMKDDCVSSKLNPVDKVKINSAMIKGKSMIDDSKEEGTFMFVDCLKELESVFESAMNKVNKSYFDEESDSDS from the exons ATGGCGAAGAAATACGAGGGAGTTGCTATAGGAATTGACCTAGGCACGACGTACTCATGTGTTGGAGTGTGGCAAGAACAAAACGACCGTGTTGAAATCATTCACAATGATCAAGGAAACAAAACAACACCTTCTTGTGTTGCTTTTACCAACACTCAAAGATTGATTGGTGATGCTGCCAAAAATCAAGCTTCCTCTAACCCAACCAACACTGTATTTG ATGCTAAGAGGTTGATCGGAAGGAAATATAGCGATTCTGTTATTCAAAGTGATATTCTATTATGGCCCTTTAAGGTCATTGCCGATGATAATGACAAGCCGATGATCCTTGTGAGCTACAAGGGTGAGGAAAAACACCTTGTTGCTGAGGAAATATCAGCCATGATTCTCACACAGATGCGAGAGATTGCGGGGGCATTTTTGGAATCTCCTGTTAAGAATGCAGTGATTACCGTACCTGCTTATTTTAATGATTCACAGCGAAGAGCCACCAAAGACGCCGGTGATATTGCTGGTCTCAATGTAATTCGGATAATCAATGAGCCAACTGCAGCGGCTCTTGCATATGGACTTCAAAAGCGAGCTAATTGTGTTGAAGAGAGAACTATCTTCATCTTTGATCTTGGTGGCGGGACTTTTGACGTGTCTCTCCTTACTATTAGGAATAACGTCTTTGAAGTCAAGGCCACTGCTGGAGATACTCATCTTGGAGGAGAAGACTTTGATAATCGAATATTGAATCACTTTGTGAAGGAGTTTAAGAGGAAGAATAAAGTTGACATTAGTGGGAACTCAAAAGCTCTGAGGAGATTGAGAACTGTCTGTGAGAGGGCAAAAAGGACACTGTCATATGATACTGAGGCCACAATTGACATAGATGCTATATATGAGGGAATTGACTTCTGTTCATCAATTACTCGGGCCAAGTTTGAGCAATTAAATATGGACTTGTTTGAAAAGTGTATGCAGACTGTTGAAAACTGTCTTGTTGATTCTAAGATAGACAAGAGTAGTGTTGATGACATTGTTCTGGTTGGTGGCTCTTCTAGGATACCCAAAGTTAAACAGTTGTTGCAGGACTTTTTCAAGGGAAAGGAGTTATGCAAGAGCATAAACCCTGATGAGGCTGTTGCTTATGGTGCAGCTGTACAGGCTGCTTTGTTGAGTGAAGGCAGTAAGAATGTTCCAAATTTGATGCTGCAAGATGTTATCCCTCTGTCACTAGGTATGAGAACAAAAGGAGATATCATGGATGTCGTGATTGCTAGGAACACTTCTATTCCTGTCAAGAATACCAAACCTTATGTTAGTGTGGTAGATAACCAACACCGCATGTTGATTAAAGTTTATGAAGGTGAGAGAATCAAAGCCAGTGAGAATAATTTGCTGGGTTTTTTTAGACTCTCACTTCCTCCTGCTCCTCGAGGCCATATTTCTGTCGATGTATGCTTTGCTATAGATGCTGATGGTATGTTAAACGTGTCGGCAGAGGAAGAAACAAGTGGTAATAAGAAAGATATTACAATAACTAATGAGAATGGAAGACTGTCAAGGGAAGAAATTGAGAGAATGATTCAAGAGGCTGAATTTTTTAAGGCTCAAGACATGAAGTTCAAAAAGAAAGCTAAAGCAATAAATGCTTTGGACGATTATCTCTACTCCGTGAGGAAAGTAATGAAGGATGATTGTGTAAGTTCCAAGCTTAACCCTGTTGACAAAGTGAAGATTAACTCTGCAATGATAAAGGGAAAAAGTATGATTGATGATAGCAAGGAGGAGGGTACGTTTATGTTTGTGGATTGTTTGAAGGAGCTTGAGAGCGTCTTTGAATCTGCTATGAACAAGGTCAACAAAAGTTACTTTGATGAGGAGAGTGATTCAGATTCCTAA